CTTCGCCGTCGGGGGCGGGCAAGTCGACCCTGGCGCGGCGGCTGATCGATTGGGACCCGACCCTGTCCTTCTCGGTTTCGGCCACCACGCGCAGCCCGCGCCCGGGCGAGATGGACGGCCAGCATTATCATTTCATCGCCCGCGACGAGTTCGCCCGCATGGTGGCCTCTGGCGACATGCTGGAACATGCCGAGGTGTTCGGCAATCTCTATGGCTCGCCACGCGCTCCTGTCGAGGCGGCGATGCAGGCCGGGCGCGACACGATCTTCGACGTGGACTGGCAGGGCGGTCAGCAGATCCGCGCCTCGGCACTGGGCGGGCAGGTGGTCAGCATCTTCATCCTGCCGCCATCGCTGCCCGAACTTGAACGGCGGCTGATCTCTCGCGGGCAGGACGCGCCCGAGGTGATCGCCGGCCGCATGGAGAAGAGCCGCGGGGAAATTTCCCATTGGGCGGAATATGATTATGTTCTGGTCAATGACGATCTCGACGCGACGTTCGAGCGGCTGACCGCGATCCTCACCGCCGAGCGGCTGCGCCGCGACCGGCAGAAGGGGCTGGGCGGTTTCGTGAAACGACTGATGGAGGAAGACAGCGCATGATCTGGGAACTGGACGGGGTCGCCCCCGAAATCGCAGAGGATGCCTGGATCGCGCCGGATGCGCAGATCATGGGACGTGTCGTCATCGAGCCCGGCGCGAGCGTCTGGTGGGGCGCGGTGCTGCGCGGCGATAACGAGGAAATCCGCATCGGCCGCGGGGCCAATGTGCAGGATCTTTGCTGCCTGCACACCGATCCGGGATTTCCGCTGACCGTCGGCGCAAATGTCACCGTCGGGCATCGCGCCATCCTGCATGGCTGCACCATCGACGAGGATGTGCTGATCGGTATGGGCGCGACGGTGCTGAACGGTGCCAGCATCGGCTCTGGGTCGCTGATCGGGGCCGCGGCGCTGATTTCCGAGGGCAAAGAGATCCCGTCCCGCGCCCTGGTCATGGGCGCGCCGGGCCGGATCGTGCGCGAGATCGACGACGAGGCGCTTGCCGGGCTGCGCGAATCGGCGCGCCGCTATCAGGAAAACGCTGCGCGGTTCCGGGCCGGGTTGAAGCGGCTCGACTGAGGCGCGCGCATGGACAGCAAGGTGATCCACGATCTGATCGCGGCGCTGCCGGTTGCGGTGATCGCGGTCGATGCGGGCGGGCGCATCACCGCGGTGAACGCGGCAGCGACCACGCTTCTGGGGGACCGGCTGACAGATCGCCCCTTCGTCACCGCTTTGCGCCACCCGACCATCGTGCAGGCCGTGGATTCCGTCATCGATCCGGCCCATGTCCGCCCGCCCGTGCCCGACCCCTCTCTCTCTGCGGTCGAATCGGGCGGTTATCGCAACCGGCTGGTGATCTCGGCACAGGGGCGCGACATTC
This genomic window from Paracoccus sediminicola contains:
- the gmk gene encoding guanylate kinase; translated protein: MDRTGLLIILSSPSGAGKSTLARRLIDWDPTLSFSVSATTRSPRPGEMDGQHYHFIARDEFARMVASGDMLEHAEVFGNLYGSPRAPVEAAMQAGRDTIFDVDWQGGQQIRASALGGQVVSIFILPPSLPELERRLISRGQDAPEVIAGRMEKSRGEISHWAEYDYVLVNDDLDATFERLTAILTAERLRRDRQKGLGGFVKRLMEEDSA
- a CDS encoding gamma carbonic anhydrase family protein is translated as MIWELDGVAPEIAEDAWIAPDAQIMGRVVIEPGASVWWGAVLRGDNEEIRIGRGANVQDLCCLHTDPGFPLTVGANVTVGHRAILHGCTIDEDVLIGMGATVLNGASIGSGSLIGAAALISEGKEIPSRALVMGAPGRIVREIDDEALAGLRESARRYQENAARFRAGLKRLD